A window of the Pseudomonas gozinkensis genome harbors these coding sequences:
- a CDS encoding PLP-dependent aminotransferase family protein, with protein MTLYVNLAELLGTRIEQGFYRPGDRLPSVRALSVEHGVSLSTVQQAYRMLEDSGLATPKPKSGYFVPVGRELPELPAVGRPAQRPVEISQWDQVLELIRAVPRKDVVQLGRGMPDISSPTMKPLLRGLARISRRQDMPGLYYDNIHGTFELREQIARLMLDSGCQLSASDLVITTGCHEALSTSVHAICEPGDIVAVDSPSFHGAMQTLKGLGMKALEIPTDPLTGISLEALELALEQWPIKVIQLTPNCNNPLGYIMPESRKRALLNLAQRFDVAIIEDDVYGELAYTYPRPRTIKSFDEDGRVLLCSSFSKTLAPGLRIGWVAPGRYLERVLHMKYISTGSTAPQPQIAIAEFIKAGHFEPHLRRMRTQYQRNRDVMIDWVTRYFPAGTRASRPQGSFMLWVELPEGFDTLKLNRALHDQGVQIAVGSIFSASGKYRNCLRMNYAAKPTALIEEAVRKVGAAAIKLLAEAD; from the coding sequence ATGACGCTCTATGTGAATCTCGCCGAATTGCTCGGCACCCGCATCGAACAAGGCTTCTACCGTCCTGGTGATCGCCTGCCGTCGGTGCGCGCCTTGAGCGTAGAACACGGAGTCAGCCTGAGCACGGTGCAGCAGGCCTATCGCATGCTGGAAGACAGCGGCCTGGCCACGCCGAAACCCAAGTCCGGGTATTTCGTACCGGTCGGGCGTGAGTTGCCGGAGCTACCGGCGGTCGGGCGTCCGGCGCAACGGCCGGTGGAGATTTCCCAGTGGGATCAGGTGCTGGAACTGATTCGCGCCGTGCCGCGCAAGGACGTGGTGCAACTCGGTCGCGGCATGCCGGACATCTCGTCACCCACGATGAAACCGCTGCTGCGCGGCCTGGCCCGTATCAGCCGCCGTCAGGACATGCCCGGTCTGTATTACGACAACATCCATGGCACCTTCGAACTGCGCGAACAGATCGCCCGGCTGATGCTCGATTCCGGCTGCCAGTTGAGCGCCAGCGATCTGGTGATCACCACCGGCTGCCACGAAGCGCTGTCCACCAGCGTCCACGCAATCTGCGAGCCCGGCGACATCGTTGCGGTGGACTCGCCAAGCTTTCACGGCGCCATGCAGACCCTCAAGGGGCTGGGCATGAAAGCCCTGGAAATCCCCACCGACCCGCTCACCGGCATCAGCCTCGAAGCCCTGGAACTGGCACTGGAGCAATGGCCGATCAAGGTCATCCAGCTCACGCCCAACTGCAACAACCCGCTCGGCTACATCATGCCGGAGTCGCGCAAACGCGCCCTGCTGAACCTGGCCCAGCGCTTCGACGTGGCGATCATCGAGGACGATGTGTATGGCGAACTGGCCTACACCTACCCTCGTCCGCGCACGATCAAATCCTTCGACGAAGATGGCCGCGTGCTGCTCTGCAGTTCGTTTTCCAAGACTCTCGCGCCGGGGCTGCGCATCGGCTGGGTCGCGCCGGGTCGCTATCTCGAACGCGTGCTGCACATGAAATACATCAGCACCGGTTCCACCGCACCGCAACCGCAGATCGCCATCGCCGAATTTATCAAGGCCGGACACTTCGAGCCGCATTTGCGGCGGATGCGCACGCAATACCAGCGTAATCGCGACGTGATGATCGACTGGGTGACGCGTTATTTCCCGGCCGGCACCCGCGCCAGCCGCCCGCAGGGAAGCTTCATGCTGTGGGTCGAGCTGCCGGAAGGGTTCGATACGCTGAAACTGAATCGTGCGCTGCACGATCAGGGCGTACAGATTGCCGTCGGCAGCATCTTTTCCGCCTCGGGCAAGTACCGCAATTGCCTGCGCATGAACTACGCGGCCAAACCGACAGCACTGATCGAAGAGGCGGTGCGCAAGGTCGGCGCGGCCGCGATCAAGCTGTTGGCCGAGGCCGATTAA
- a CDS encoding Lrp/AsnC ligand binding domain-containing protein, whose protein sequence is MRTNTQTKRELDKIDRNILRILQADGRISFTELGEKVGLSTTPCTERVRRLEREGIIMGYNARLNPQHLKGSLLVFVEISLDYKSGDTFEEFRRAVLKLPHVLECHLVSGDFDYLVKARISEMASYRKLLGDILLKLPHVRESKSYIVMEEVKESLSLPIPD, encoded by the coding sequence ATGCGTACCAACACTCAGACCAAACGTGAGCTGGACAAGATCGACCGCAACATCTTGCGGATCCTGCAGGCGGACGGGCGGATTTCATTCACCGAACTGGGCGAGAAGGTCGGGCTCTCCACCACGCCGTGCACAGAGCGGGTGCGGCGTCTGGAGCGCGAGGGGATCATCATGGGCTACAACGCCCGCCTGAATCCGCAGCACTTGAAGGGTAGTCTGCTGGTGTTCGTCGAGATCAGTCTCGACTACAAATCCGGCGATACTTTCGAGGAGTTCCGACGTGCGGTGCTGAAACTGCCCCACGTGCTCGAATGCCACCTGGTGTCGGGGGACTTCGACTATCTGGTGAAGGCGCGGATTTCCGAGATGGCTTCGTACCGCAAGCTACTGGGCGACATCCTGCTCAAGCTGCCGCACGTGCGCGAATCCAAAAGCTACATCGTGATGGAAGAAGTGAAAGAGAGTCTGAGCCTGCCGATTCCGGACTGA
- a CDS encoding c-type cytochrome, which yields MKMLAAPATVLALWAVSAQAATNDDIAKRLEPVGQVCVQGQECKGMEVAASAGGGGGAKTPDEVIAKHCNACHGSGLLGAPKIGDAAAWKERADHQGGLDGILAKAITGINSMPPKGTCADCSDEELKGAIQKMSGLK from the coding sequence ATGAAAATGCTGGCTGCACCAGCAACCGTACTGGCCCTCTGGGCTGTCAGCGCTCAAGCTGCGACGAATGACGACATTGCCAAGCGCCTCGAGCCAGTCGGCCAGGTGTGTGTTCAAGGGCAAGAGTGCAAGGGGATGGAAGTCGCTGCTTCGGCAGGCGGCGGTGGCGGCGCCAAGACACCGGACGAAGTGATTGCCAAACATTGCAACGCTTGCCACGGCTCCGGCCTGTTGGGCGCACCGAAAATCGGTGACGCCGCAGCCTGGAAAGAGCGCGCCGATCACCAGGGCGGCCTCGACGGCATCCTGGCCAAGGCCATCACCGGCATCAACTCGATGCCGCCGAAAGGCACCTGCGCCGATTGCTCCGATGAAGAGCTCAAGGGCGCCATTCAGAAGATGTCCGGCCTGAAGTAA
- the alr gene encoding alanine racemase — MRPARALIDLQALRHNYRIAREVTGAKALAVIKADAYGHGAVRCAQALEAEADGFAVACIEEALELRAAGIRAPVLLLEGFFEADELALIVEHDFWCVVHSLWQLEAIEQAALSKPITVWLKLDSGMHRVGLHPKDYPAAYQRLLASGKVAKVVLMSHFARADELHEQSSADQVAVFEAARQGLAAEVSLRNSPAVLGWPQIHSDWVRPGIMLYGATPFEEANAVAERLQPVMTLESKVISVRELPAGEPVGYGARFITDKPMRIGVVAMGYADGYPRQAPTGTPVLVAGQRSRILGRVSMDMLCIDLTDVPQAGLGSTVELWGKNILASDVAKWADTIPYQIFCNLRRVPRLYSEA, encoded by the coding sequence ATGCGTCCTGCCCGTGCCCTGATCGACCTTCAAGCCCTGCGTCACAACTACCGTATCGCCCGTGAAGTCACCGGTGCCAAGGCACTGGCGGTGATCAAGGCCGATGCCTACGGCCATGGCGCAGTGCGTTGCGCCCAGGCGCTGGAGGCTGAAGCGGACGGCTTCGCGGTGGCGTGCATCGAAGAAGCCCTGGAGCTGCGTGCCGCCGGGATTCGCGCGCCGGTGCTGCTGCTCGAAGGCTTTTTCGAGGCTGATGAGCTGGCGCTGATCGTCGAGCACGATTTCTGGTGCGTGGTGCATTCGCTGTGGCAGCTCGAAGCGATCGAGCAGGCGGCGTTGAGCAAACCGATCACCGTGTGGCTGAAGCTCGATTCGGGCATGCACCGGGTGGGCCTGCACCCGAAGGATTACCCGGCGGCTTACCAGCGTCTGCTGGCCAGCGGCAAAGTGGCGAAAGTCGTGCTGATGAGCCACTTCGCCCGGGCCGATGAGCTGCATGAGCAGAGCAGCGCCGATCAGGTTGCGGTGTTCGAAGCCGCGCGTCAGGGCCTGGCGGCCGAAGTCAGCCTGCGCAACTCGCCGGCTGTGCTGGGCTGGCCGCAGATTCACAGCGACTGGGTGCGCCCGGGCATCATGCTTTACGGCGCTACCCCGTTCGAAGAAGCCAACGCCGTGGCCGAGCGGCTGCAACCGGTGATGACGCTGGAGTCGAAAGTCATCAGCGTGCGCGAACTGCCGGCCGGCGAACCGGTGGGCTACGGCGCCAGATTCATCACCGACAAACCGATGCGCATCGGCGTGGTTGCCATGGGTTACGCCGACGGTTATCCGCGTCAGGCGCCGACCGGCACTCCGGTGCTGGTTGCCGGCCAGCGCAGCCGTATTCTTGGCCGGGTGTCGATGGACATGCTGTGCATCGACCTGACCGACGTGCCGCAAGCCGGCCTCGGTTCGACCGTCGAGTTGTGGGGCAAGAACATCCTCGCCAGCGACGTGGCGAAGTGGGCGGACACCATTCCGTACCAGATCTTCTGCAACCTGCGTCGAGTGCCAAGGCTCTATTCCGAGGCTTGA
- a CDS encoding cupin domain-containing protein, translated as MDVGERLQSIRKLKGLSQRELAKRAGVTNSTISMIEKNSVSPSISSLRKVLGGIPMSMVEFFSEEILQEKPTQIVYKANELIDISDGAVTMKLVGRAHPSRAIAFLNEIYPPGADTGEEMLTHDGEETGILVEGRLELVVGLETFILEAGDSYYFESTKPHRFRNPFDAPARLISAATPANF; from the coding sequence TTGGACGTCGGTGAACGACTGCAATCGATCCGCAAGCTCAAAGGGCTTTCCCAGCGTGAACTCGCCAAGCGTGCGGGCGTCACCAACAGCACTATTTCGATGATCGAAAAGAACAGCGTCAGCCCTTCGATCAGTTCGCTGAGGAAGGTGCTGGGCGGAATTCCCATGTCCATGGTCGAGTTCTTTTCCGAAGAGATCCTGCAGGAAAAACCGACCCAGATCGTCTACAAGGCCAACGAGCTGATCGACATTTCCGATGGCGCCGTGACCATGAAACTGGTCGGCCGCGCGCACCCGAGCCGGGCCATCGCGTTCCTCAATGAAATCTACCCGCCGGGCGCCGACACCGGCGAAGAAATGCTCACCCACGACGGCGAGGAAACCGGGATTCTGGTGGAAGGCCGCCTGGAGCTGGTAGTGGGCCTTGAAACTTTTATCCTCGAAGCCGGCGACAGCTACTATTTTGAAAGTACCAAGCCGCATCGTTTCCGTAATCCGTTCGATGCACCGGCGCGACTAATCAGCGCAGCCACGCCGGCGAATTTTTAA
- a CDS encoding RidA family protein — protein sequence MAIQRQLTNERMSQIVSHNGTVYLSGQVGDDFNAGVEQQTRDVLANIERLLDLAGTDKQHLLSATIYLNDIEAHFAGMNSVWDQWLPKGAAPARATVEAKMAKPSILVEISIVAALP from the coding sequence ATGGCAATCCAGCGCCAGCTCACCAATGAGCGCATGAGTCAGATCGTCAGCCACAACGGTACGGTGTATCTGTCCGGGCAGGTCGGCGATGACTTCAACGCCGGTGTCGAACAGCAGACCCGCGACGTACTCGCCAATATCGAGCGCCTGCTCGATCTGGCCGGCACCGACAAACAGCATCTGCTGTCGGCGACGATCTACCTGAACGACATCGAGGCGCACTTTGCCGGGATGAATTCGGTGTGGGACCAGTGGCTGCCCAAAGGCGCCGCGCCGGCCCGTGCCACCGTCGAAGCGAAGATGGCCAAGCCGAGCATCCTGGTCGAGATCTCCATCGTCGCCGCGTTGCCGTAA
- a CDS encoding DUF1127 domain-containing protein: protein MNGLSDVRLTLHSQELEAGQQDNARNETLRNAPSGLSRWGLFWHRLHTRKALLRLTPEQLRDIGLTREQALEEGLKPFWRI, encoded by the coding sequence ATGAACGGTTTGAGCGATGTGCGGCTGACGTTACACAGTCAGGAACTGGAGGCAGGGCAACAGGACAACGCGCGCAACGAGACCCTGCGCAACGCGCCGTCCGGCCTGAGTCGCTGGGGCCTGTTCTGGCATCGTCTGCACACGCGCAAGGCGTTGCTGCGCCTGACGCCCGAGCAGCTCAGGGACATCGGGCTGACCCGCGAGCAGGCGCTGGAGGAGGGGTTGAAGCCGTTCTGGCGGATCTGA
- a CDS encoding NAD(P)/FAD-dependent oxidoreductase has protein sequence MNARAQATASQPHVASYYAASRLPQPDHPVLQGELIADVCVVGGGFSGLNTALELAERGLSVVLLEAHRIGWGASGRNGGQLIRGVGHGLDQFANVIGTDGVRQMKLMGLEAVEIVRQRVEKFQIPCDLTWGYCDLANKPSDLEGFAEDAEELRGLGYRYETRLLQANEMHTVVGSKRYVGGLIDMGSGHLHPLNLALGEAAAAQQLGVKLFEQSAVTRIDYGPEVRVHTAQGSVRAKTLVLGCNAYLNDLNPQLSGKVLPAGSYIIATEPLSEEQAHNLLPQNMAVCDQRVALDYYRLSADRRLLFGGACHYSGRDPKDIGKYMRPKMLEVFPQLASVKIDYQWGGMIGIGANRLPQIGRLAEQPNVYYAQAYSGHGVNATHLAGKLLAEAISGQHSGGFDLFAKVPHITFPGGKHLRSPLLALGMLWHRLKELV, from the coding sequence ATGAATGCCCGCGCCCAAGCCACCGCGAGCCAACCCCACGTTGCCTCTTATTACGCCGCCAGCCGCCTGCCGCAACCCGACCATCCGGTGCTGCAAGGTGAACTGATCGCGGACGTGTGCGTGGTCGGTGGCGGTTTCTCCGGGCTGAACACGGCGCTGGAATTGGCTGAACGGGGTTTGAGTGTCGTGCTGCTGGAGGCGCACCGGATCGGTTGGGGTGCCAGCGGCCGCAACGGCGGACAACTGATTCGCGGGGTCGGTCACGGCCTCGATCAGTTCGCCAACGTGATCGGCACCGACGGCGTACGTCAGATGAAACTCATGGGCCTGGAAGCGGTGGAAATCGTCCGCCAGCGCGTCGAAAAATTTCAGATCCCCTGCGACCTGACCTGGGGTTACTGCGACCTCGCCAACAAGCCTTCCGATCTTGAAGGTTTTGCCGAAGACGCCGAAGAACTGCGCGGCCTCGGTTACCGCTACGAAACCCGCCTGCTGCAAGCGAACGAGATGCACACCGTGGTCGGTTCCAAACGCTACGTCGGCGGGCTGATCGACATGGGTTCCGGTCATTTGCACCCGTTGAACCTGGCATTGGGCGAAGCCGCAGCGGCACAGCAACTGGGGGTGAAGCTGTTCGAGCAATCAGCGGTCACCCGCATCGATTACGGCCCCGAAGTCCGGGTGCACACGGCGCAAGGCTCGGTGCGGGCGAAAACCCTGGTGCTCGGCTGCAATGCCTATCTCAACGATCTGAATCCGCAACTCAGCGGCAAGGTGCTGCCGGCCGGCAGCTACATCATCGCCACCGAACCGCTGAGCGAAGAGCAGGCCCACAACCTGTTGCCACAGAACATGGCGGTCTGCGACCAGCGGGTGGCACTGGATTACTACCGGCTCTCGGCGGACCGTCGCCTGTTGTTCGGCGGCGCCTGCCATTACTCGGGGCGTGATCCGAAGGACATAGGAAAGTACATGCGGCCGAAGATGCTGGAGGTGTTCCCGCAACTGGCCTCGGTGAAGATCGATTATCAGTGGGGCGGGATGATCGGCATCGGTGCCAACCGCCTGCCGCAGATTGGCCGACTCGCCGAGCAGCCGAACGTGTATTACGCCCAGGCTTATTCTGGCCATGGCGTGAATGCCACGCACCTGGCGGGCAAATTGCTGGCCGAGGCCATCAGCGGTCAGCACAGCGGCGGCTTCGATCTGTTCGCCAAAGTGCCTCACATCACCTTCCCCGGCGGCAAGCATTTGCGCTCGCCGCTGCTGGCGTTGGGGATGTTGTGGCATCGGCTTAAAGAATTGGTTTGA
- the dadA gene encoding D-amino acid dehydrogenase, with amino-acid sequence MRVMVLGSGVIGTASAYYLARAGFEVVVVDRQPAAAMETSFANAGQVSPGYASPWAAPGVPLKAIKWLLQRHAPLAIKATADIDQYLWMAQMLRNCTANRYAVNKERMVRLSEYSRDCLDELRAETGIAYEGRSLGTTQLFRTQAQLDGAAKDIAVLKESGVPFEVLDRAGIARVEPALASVTDILAGALRLPNDQTGDCQIFTTRLAEMAVNLGVEFRFGQDIQRLDFAGDRINGVWIDGKLETADRYVLALGSYSPQLLKPLGIKAPVYPLKGYSLTVPITNPAMAPTSTILDETYKVAITRFDNRIRVGGMAEIAGFDLSLNPRRRETLEMIVNDLYPQGGNLAEASFWTGLRPTTPDGTPIVGATPFKNLFLNTGHGTLGWTMACGSGRLLADLMAKKKPQISAEGLDISRYGNTTQESAKHGNPAPAHQ; translated from the coding sequence ATGCGCGTTATGGTCTTGGGTAGCGGCGTCATCGGTACCGCCAGTGCTTACTATCTGGCCCGTGCCGGGTTTGAAGTGGTGGTGGTCGACCGGCAGCCCGCCGCGGCCATGGAGACCAGTTTCGCCAACGCCGGCCAGGTCTCGCCGGGCTACGCCTCGCCGTGGGCCGCGCCGGGCGTACCCCTCAAAGCCATCAAGTGGTTGCTGCAACGCCACGCGCCGCTGGCGATCAAGGCCACCGCCGACATCGACCAGTACCTGTGGATGGCGCAGATGCTGCGCAACTGCACCGCCAACCGTTACGCGGTGAACAAGGAGCGCATGGTCCGGCTGTCCGAGTACAGCCGCGACTGTCTCGACGAATTGCGCGCCGAAACCGGCATCGCCTACGAAGGCCGCAGCCTGGGCACCACCCAGCTGTTCCGCACTCAGGCTCAGCTTGATGGCGCCGCCAAGGACATCGCCGTCCTGAAAGAGTCCGGTGTGCCGTTCGAAGTCCTCGACCGCGCCGGCATTGCCCGCGTCGAGCCGGCCCTGGCCAGCGTTACCGACATCCTCGCTGGTGCCTTGCGCCTGCCGAACGACCAGACCGGCGACTGCCAGATCTTCACCACCCGCCTTGCCGAAATGGCCGTGAACCTGGGTGTGGAATTCCGCTTCGGCCAGGACATCCAGCGTCTCGACTTCGCCGGTGACCGCATCAACGGCGTGTGGATCGACGGCAAGCTGGAAACCGCCGACCGCTACGTATTGGCTCTCGGCAGCTACTCGCCGCAACTGCTCAAGCCGCTGGGCATCAAGGCCCCGGTATACCCGTTGAAGGGCTACTCGCTGACCGTGCCGATCACCAACCCGGCCATGGCTCCGACTTCGACCATCCTCGACGAGACCTACAAGGTCGCGATCACCCGTTTCGACAACCGCATCCGCGTCGGCGGCATGGCGGAGATCGCCGGTTTTGACCTTTCGCTGAACCCGCGTCGGCGCGAAACCCTGGAGATGATCGTCAACGACCTTTATCCTCAGGGCGGCAATCTTGCCGAGGCGAGCTTCTGGACCGGCCTGCGTCCAACCACCCCGGATGGCACGCCGATTGTCGGCGCCACGCCGTTCAAGAACCTGTTCCTGAACACCGGTCACGGCACCCTCGGCTGGACCATGGCGTGCGGCTCCGGTCGCTTGCTGGCTGACCTGATGGCGAAGAAAAAGCCGCAGATCAGCGCCGAAGGCCTCGATATTTCCCGTTATGGCAACACCACCCAGGAGTCCGCAAAGCATGGCAATCCAGCGCCAGCTCACCAATGA
- a CDS encoding fimbria/pilus outer membrane usher protein, which produces MNLCVRWGALLLAVNGTALATESLEFDAHVLRDRGIDPALAAYFREAPRFTQGEHSVALEVNGQARGRVRVSFNERGELCLHPQWLSAAGVRAPLSMARLRPEQCMTLVEGFPEAVVQLDPGRELIDLLVPTDSLMLPERAPNNFVHGGTAGVFNYDALMVGSQHEGRHDRFQSLGSEVGLNAGEWVLRSRQSYTSTSDNSRFEHLYAYGARTLEDAEASLQVGQLNLASTLFAGEPFTGVQILPEGAFTQLRMAQDGARGQVEGVAYSPARIEVRQNGVMIYTTMVPSGPFTLRALPLLSNQIDLEVTVHEQDGQARRLRVPAASLHEAQWAGPSGFNFALGTVRRLGSDDRQTPSFTAFSKDWDWGQATRLTAGVLAASEYLSTGWGLQRQWSGGYALGVKQVLSDERSRGVGGSQTQLTLSAPLSEHLSTSLVAVRQSRNFRTLSDTGWNQELHRAESPGRDHLVFSLNGSTDHWGAFGATWSRYSTQGEPSQSRFGLSWSRTLPERISLSLNLERAIGDTAPDRLGNSAYLTLGMALGGQRRLRGYLRRDDRSGLRRGVAVSDVLNENLAYNANAEYRDEAAASYGVRLNALPRYTSLDVGVAQRSGATDFDVGLRGGVALHRDGATLSPYPLRDTFGVLKAGERSGVKLNTPQGPVWTDGSGHAVAASLPAWSTARLEVDPLSLSRNVEVLDGVKEVQPARGSVQHLDFSIVTVRRLLLNAMTVDRQWLAKGLSVHDEQGRYLTTVQDAGTIFLPDAKAGQRLHVQLPDNTRCVLRFPLSESPEDSALIERVDATCAPGELS; this is translated from the coding sequence ATGAATCTGTGCGTTCGTTGGGGCGCGTTACTGCTCGCGGTCAACGGCACTGCGCTGGCGACCGAGTCACTGGAGTTCGACGCCCACGTGTTGAGAGACCGCGGCATCGATCCTGCTTTGGCGGCGTACTTTCGTGAGGCGCCGCGCTTCACCCAAGGCGAGCACTCCGTGGCGCTGGAGGTCAACGGACAGGCCAGAGGCCGTGTGCGGGTGTCGTTCAACGAGCGCGGCGAATTGTGCCTGCACCCCCAATGGCTGAGCGCCGCCGGCGTGCGTGCGCCACTCTCGATGGCCAGGCTGCGACCGGAGCAATGCATGACGCTGGTGGAGGGATTTCCCGAAGCCGTCGTGCAACTGGATCCGGGGCGCGAACTGATTGACCTGCTGGTACCGACCGACAGTCTGATGTTGCCGGAGCGTGCGCCCAATAACTTCGTTCATGGCGGTACGGCCGGCGTTTTCAACTACGACGCGCTGATGGTTGGCAGTCAGCATGAAGGCCGGCACGACAGGTTTCAAAGCCTGGGCTCGGAAGTCGGTCTGAATGCCGGGGAGTGGGTGCTGCGCAGCCGGCAGTCCTATACGTCGACTTCCGATAACTCGCGGTTCGAGCACCTGTATGCCTACGGTGCGCGAACTCTGGAGGACGCCGAGGCCAGCCTGCAGGTCGGACAATTGAATCTCGCGTCGACCTTGTTTGCCGGTGAGCCATTCACCGGTGTGCAGATCCTGCCGGAAGGGGCGTTCACGCAATTACGAATGGCTCAGGACGGCGCGCGCGGGCAGGTGGAGGGCGTCGCGTATTCGCCGGCCCGCATCGAAGTCCGGCAGAACGGCGTCATGATCTATACCACCATGGTGCCCAGTGGGCCGTTCACGCTGCGAGCGCTGCCGCTGCTGAGCAATCAGATTGATCTGGAGGTGACCGTCCACGAACAGGATGGGCAGGCGCGGCGCTTGCGGGTGCCGGCGGCCAGTCTCCATGAAGCGCAATGGGCAGGGCCGAGCGGGTTCAACTTTGCGCTGGGCACCGTGCGACGGCTGGGATCGGACGACCGACAGACGCCTTCTTTCACCGCGTTCAGCAAGGACTGGGATTGGGGGCAAGCCACCCGATTGACTGCCGGTGTGCTCGCGGCCAGCGAATACCTGTCGACAGGCTGGGGCCTGCAACGGCAGTGGTCCGGCGGCTACGCACTGGGCGTGAAACAGGTGCTGTCCGACGAACGCTCCCGGGGCGTGGGGGGCAGCCAGACGCAACTGACGCTCAGTGCGCCGCTGTCCGAGCACCTGTCGACGAGCCTGGTCGCGGTGCGCCAGAGCCGGAATTTTCGCACGCTGTCAGACACCGGCTGGAACCAGGAGCTTCACCGGGCCGAATCCCCCGGTCGCGATCATCTGGTGTTTTCGCTCAACGGCTCGACGGATCATTGGGGCGCATTCGGGGCGACCTGGTCGCGCTATTCGACCCAGGGTGAACCGTCGCAGTCGCGCTTTGGCCTGTCGTGGTCTCGCACGTTGCCTGAGCGCATCAGCCTGTCATTGAACCTGGAGCGGGCTATCGGCGACACGGCGCCCGATCGCCTGGGCAACTCCGCTTATCTGACGCTGGGAATGGCGCTGGGTGGCCAACGAAGGCTGCGTGGCTATTTGCGCCGTGATGATCGATCCGGCCTGCGCCGGGGCGTTGCGGTCAGCGATGTGCTGAATGAAAACCTGGCTTATAACGCCAACGCCGAATACCGGGATGAGGCAGCGGCAAGTTACGGCGTGCGCCTCAATGCACTGCCGCGCTACACCAGCCTGGACGTTGGCGTCGCCCAGCGATCCGGCGCGACTGATTTCGATGTAGGACTGCGTGGTGGCGTGGCGCTGCATCGCGATGGCGCAACGTTGTCGCCTTATCCCCTGCGCGACACCTTCGGCGTACTCAAGGCCGGTGAACGATCGGGCGTGAAACTGAACACGCCTCAAGGACCGGTCTGGACTGATGGATCTGGCCACGCAGTCGCGGCGAGCCTGCCGGCCTGGTCGACGGCACGGCTGGAAGTCGACCCGCTCAGTCTGTCGCGCAACGTCGAAGTGCTCGACGGGGTGAAGGAAGTGCAGCCGGCCCGGGGATCGGTGCAACATCTGGATTTCTCCATCGTCACGGTCCGGCGGTTACTGCTCAATGCCATGACTGTCGACCGGCAATGGCTGGCCAAGGGACTGAGTGTTCACGACGAACAGGGTCGCTACCTGACAACCGTCCAGGACGCCGGGACGATTTTTCTGCCTGACGCAAAAGCGGGTCAGCGCCTGCATGTGCAGCTCCCTGACAACACTCGGTGCGTTCTGCGTTTCCCACTTTCCGAATCCCCCGAAGACAGCGCGCTCATCGAGCGAGTCGATGCCACCTGCGCTCCGGGCGAGCTGTCCTGA
- a CDS encoding YkgJ family cysteine cluster protein → MSCNSQKIRTLRQQIPTFECVPGCHDCCGPVTTSPEEMSRLPRKTRAEQDAALEELNCVHLGPNGCTVYDERPLICRLFGTTQTLPCPNGRRPVELIHPRVEKQIFEYMAENRQVLV, encoded by the coding sequence ATGAGCTGCAACAGTCAGAAAATCCGCACCCTGCGCCAGCAGATTCCCACGTTCGAGTGCGTGCCGGGCTGCCATGACTGCTGCGGGCCGGTGACCACCTCGCCCGAGGAAATGTCCCGCCTGCCGCGCAAGACCCGCGCCGAGCAGGACGCGGCCCTGGAAGAACTCAACTGTGTGCACCTGGGACCGAACGGCTGCACGGTGTATGACGAGCGGCCACTGATCTGCCGGTTGTTCGGAACGACGCAAACCTTGCCATGCCCCAACGGTCGGCGGCCGGTAGAGTTGATTCATCCGCGAGTGGAGAAGCAGATATTCGAGTACATGGCCGAGAACCGCCAGGTGCTGGTCTAA